Proteins found in one Luteimonas chenhongjianii genomic segment:
- a CDS encoding flagellar brake protein, which translates to MMPVAEHQPPLQDDDEASPFALHEPREVAQVLRALVEARAIVTASLVPGGHACPTALLAVHDDGTLVLDGNRHEAMNRRMDSATRLVCSTQLDLVPIRFRLPTPTRIDYEGYLAFRAPWPVSLLQLQRRELYRLRVSPAAPATLHVGDGDAPPDAGLGGLRVLDISGGGLAIAVPDGQEGRFRPQSRIAPCLLRLAEAPEFTVALEVAHLGRFDVRGVAHWRVGCRFVDLPAALEQRVLQYIFQVERQRNARQRRGG; encoded by the coding sequence ATGATGCCTGTCGCCGAACACCAACCGCCGCTGCAGGACGACGACGAGGCCTCGCCGTTCGCGTTGCACGAGCCGCGTGAGGTCGCGCAGGTGCTGCGCGCGCTGGTCGAGGCCCGGGCCATCGTCACCGCCAGCCTCGTCCCCGGAGGCCACGCCTGTCCGACGGCGCTGCTGGCGGTGCACGACGACGGCACGCTGGTGCTCGACGGTAACCGCCACGAAGCAATGAACCGGCGCATGGACAGCGCCACGCGCCTGGTCTGCAGTACCCAGTTGGATCTGGTGCCGATCCGCTTCCGGCTTCCCACGCCGACGCGGATCGACTACGAGGGATATCTCGCCTTCCGCGCGCCATGGCCCGTCTCGCTGCTGCAGTTGCAGCGCCGCGAGCTCTATCGGCTGCGGGTCTCGCCTGCAGCGCCGGCGACCCTTCACGTCGGCGACGGTGATGCACCGCCTGATGCCGGCCTCGGCGGGCTGCGCGTCCTCGACATCAGCGGCGGCGGGCTGGCCATCGCGGTTCCCGACGGCCAGGAAGGCCGGTTCCGGCCCCAATCGCGCATCGCCCCCTGTCTGCTCCGGCTGGCCGAAGCGCCGGAGTTCACGGTCGCACTCGAGGTCGCCCACCTCGGCCGTTTCGATGTGCGCGGCGTCGCGCACTGGCGCGTCGGTTGCCGCTTCGTCGACCTGCCCGCCGCCCTCGAACAGCGCGTGCTCCAGTACATCTTCCAGGTCGAGCGCCAGCGCAACGCGCGACAACGGCGCGGCGGCTGA